A single Capra hircus breed San Clemente chromosome 13, ASM170441v1, whole genome shotgun sequence DNA region contains:
- the ZBP1 gene encoding Z-DNA-binding protein 1 isoform X3: protein MQAPGSEPAAHSKSPRLPAAAASMAEVPADPGDTDLEQRILEVLRDAGSPVKTTQLLKKLQVPKKKLNQLLHKMKQESKGVMLAGPAMWCLGDSGTKEMVPTERVERPQQDAVAVPKKPGPELSEQQKEIYQFLEAHGPHKALMIAKALGMKTAKEVNPDLYAMRDKHLLDFDQKSNSWTIYQSEGSRNQSTPVIYQQNPINMICQKGPNSHISIQNCEDIQIGHGNLLVRQMGSGEDGSTAPCYLPPMASADPSTLDSLAGSRGPQDIRMEKSVLRRVQMGHGNEMRLHSNPAKGSACGAFDSPPASVLGTSPEASIEIQIPEPGPPSEGVTSQRIHIRSCFLEDTTVGNSNRMMVHPGAADVKRVQRPGETGGDAEPPHRDAPSRSEVPPVGSRADPVSAETLISENLAATTLERHDSENTEDTC, encoded by the exons ATGCAGGCCCCAGGGTCAGAGCCTGCTGCTCACTCCAAgtctcccaggctccctgcagcTGCTGCCAGCATGGCCGAGGTCCCTGCtgacccaggagacacag acCTTGAGCAGAGGATTCTGGAGGTGTTGAGGGATGCTGGCTCCCCTGTGAAGACCACCCAACTGTTAAAGAAATTGCAAGTGCCCAAGAAGAAGCTCAACCAGCTCCTCCACAAGATGAAGCAGGAGTCAAAAGGAGTCATGCTCGCAGGCCCTGCGATGTGGTGCTTGGGCGACAGCGGGACCAAAGAAATGGTTCCCACAGAGCGGG tggagaGGCCCCAGCAAGATGCAGTTGCAGTTCCAAAGAAGCCGGGCCCAGAGCTCAGTGAACAGC agaAAGAGATCTACCAGTTCCTGGAAGCCCATGGGCCCCATAAAGCCCTGATGATCGCCAAGGCCCTGGGGATGAAGACAGCAAAGGAAGTCAACCCAGACTTGTACGCAATGAGGGACAAGCACCTCCTGGACtttgaccagaaatcaaactcttGGACAATTTATCAATCAG AAGGTTCTAGAAATCAGTCCACCCCAGTTATTTACCAGCAAAATCCAATCAACATGATCTGTCAGAAGGGACCAAACAGCCACATTTCCATCCAGAACTGTGAAGATATCCAGATTGGACACGGGAATCTCCTAGTGAGACAAATGGGATCTGGGGAAGACG GCTCCACAGCTCCCTGCTACCTCCCTCCAATGGCTTCTGCTGATCCCTCAACTCTGGATTCCCTGGCTGGATCCAGGGGGCCCCAGGACATCCGGATGGAGAAGTCTGTGCTCAGGCGAGTTCAGATGGGACATGGCAATGAGATGCGACTTCACAGCAACCCAGCCAAGGGCTCTGCCTGCGGCGCCTTTGACAGCCCCCCAG CCTCTGTCCTGGGTACCAGCCCAGAAGCTTCCATCGAAATTCAAATCCCTGAACCAGGACCTCCGTCCGAAGGGGTCACGTCCCAGAGAATCCACATTCGCTCCTGCTTCCTCGAGGACACCACCGTCGGCAACAGCAACAGGATGATGGTCCACCCGGGGGCAGCTGATGTCAAGAGAGTCCAAAGGCCTGGGGAAACAGGAGGGGATGCAG AGCCTCCCCACCGAGATGCACCATCCAGAAGCGAGGTCCCTCCTGTTGGCAGTCGGGCCGACCCCGTCAGCGCTGAGACGCTCATCTCAGAAAACCTGGCAGCTACGACCCTTGAGAGGCATGACTCCGAAAACACAGAAGACACCTGCTGA
- the ZBP1 gene encoding Z-DNA-binding protein 1 isoform X2, with protein MGVCFNLCSSVCPRPLSGGRLMAQAGSWGPQFCLCPCLPLPDLEQRILEVLRDAGSPVKTTQLLKKLQVPKKKLNQLLHKMKQESKGVMLAGPAMWCLGDSGTKEMVPTERVERPQQDAVAVPKKPGPELSEQQKEIYQFLEAHGPHKALMIAKALGMKTAKEVNPDLYAMRDKHLLDFDQKSNSWTIYQSGSRNQSTPVIYQQNPINMICQKGPNSHISIQNCEDIQIGHGNLLVRQMGSGEDGSTAPCYLPPMASADPSTLDSLAGSRGPQDIRMEKSVLRRVQMGHGNEMRLHSNPAKGSACGAFDSPPASVLGTSPEASIEIQIPEPGPPSEGVTSQRIHIRSCFLEDTTVGNSNRMMVHPGAADVKRVQRPGETGGDAEPPHRDAPSRSEVPPVGSRADPVSAETLISENLAATTLERHDSENTEDTC; from the exons ATGGGTGTCTGCTTCAACCTCTGTTCCTCCGTCTGCCCTAGACCCCTCTCTGGGGGGCGCCTGATGGCCCAGGCTGGGTCGTGGGGACCTCAGTTCTGTCTCTGCCcctgtctccctctcccagacCTTGAGCAGAGGATTCTGGAGGTGTTGAGGGATGCTGGCTCCCCTGTGAAGACCACCCAACTGTTAAAGAAATTGCAAGTGCCCAAGAAGAAGCTCAACCAGCTCCTCCACAAGATGAAGCAGGAGTCAAAAGGAGTCATGCTCGCAGGCCCTGCGATGTGGTGCTTGGGCGACAGCGGGACCAAAGAAATGGTTCCCACAGAGCGGG tggagaGGCCCCAGCAAGATGCAGTTGCAGTTCCAAAGAAGCCGGGCCCAGAGCTCAGTGAACAGC agaAAGAGATCTACCAGTTCCTGGAAGCCCATGGGCCCCATAAAGCCCTGATGATCGCCAAGGCCCTGGGGATGAAGACAGCAAAGGAAGTCAACCCAGACTTGTACGCAATGAGGGACAAGCACCTCCTGGACtttgaccagaaatcaaactcttGGACAATTTATCAATCAG GTTCTAGAAATCAGTCCACCCCAGTTATTTACCAGCAAAATCCAATCAACATGATCTGTCAGAAGGGACCAAACAGCCACATTTCCATCCAGAACTGTGAAGATATCCAGATTGGACACGGGAATCTCCTAGTGAGACAAATGGGATCTGGGGAAGACG GCTCCACAGCTCCCTGCTACCTCCCTCCAATGGCTTCTGCTGATCCCTCAACTCTGGATTCCCTGGCTGGATCCAGGGGGCCCCAGGACATCCGGATGGAGAAGTCTGTGCTCAGGCGAGTTCAGATGGGACATGGCAATGAGATGCGACTTCACAGCAACCCAGCCAAGGGCTCTGCCTGCGGCGCCTTTGACAGCCCCCCAG CCTCTGTCCTGGGTACCAGCCCAGAAGCTTCCATCGAAATTCAAATCCCTGAACCAGGACCTCCGTCCGAAGGGGTCACGTCCCAGAGAATCCACATTCGCTCCTGCTTCCTCGAGGACACCACCGTCGGCAACAGCAACAGGATGATGGTCCACCCGGGGGCAGCTGATGTCAAGAGAGTCCAAAGGCCTGGGGAAACAGGAGGGGATGCAG AGCCTCCCCACCGAGATGCACCATCCAGAAGCGAGGTCCCTCCTGTTGGCAGTCGGGCCGACCCCGTCAGCGCTGAGACGCTCATCTCAGAAAACCTGGCAGCTACGACCCTTGAGAGGCATGACTCCGAAAACACAGAAGACACCTGCTGA
- the ZBP1 gene encoding Z-DNA-binding protein 1 isoform X1 — protein MGVCFNLCSSVCPRPLSGGRLMAQAGSWGPQFCLCPCLPLPDLEQRILEVLRDAGSPVKTTQLLKKLQVPKKKLNQLLHKMKQESKGVMLAGPAMWCLGDSGTKEMVPTERVERPQQDAVAVPKKPGPELSEQQKEIYQFLEAHGPHKALMIAKALGMKTAKEVNPDLYAMRDKHLLDFDQKSNSWTIYQSEGSRNQSTPVIYQQNPINMICQKGPNSHISIQNCEDIQIGHGNLLVRQMGSGEDGSTAPCYLPPMASADPSTLDSLAGSRGPQDIRMEKSVLRRVQMGHGNEMRLHSNPAKGSACGAFDSPPASVLGTSPEASIEIQIPEPGPPSEGVTSQRIHIRSCFLEDTTVGNSNRMMVHPGAADVKRVQRPGETGGDAEPPHRDAPSRSEVPPVGSRADPVSAETLISENLAATTLERHDSENTEDTC, from the exons ATGGGTGTCTGCTTCAACCTCTGTTCCTCCGTCTGCCCTAGACCCCTCTCTGGGGGGCGCCTGATGGCCCAGGCTGGGTCGTGGGGACCTCAGTTCTGTCTCTGCCcctgtctccctctcccagacCTTGAGCAGAGGATTCTGGAGGTGTTGAGGGATGCTGGCTCCCCTGTGAAGACCACCCAACTGTTAAAGAAATTGCAAGTGCCCAAGAAGAAGCTCAACCAGCTCCTCCACAAGATGAAGCAGGAGTCAAAAGGAGTCATGCTCGCAGGCCCTGCGATGTGGTGCTTGGGCGACAGCGGGACCAAAGAAATGGTTCCCACAGAGCGGG tggagaGGCCCCAGCAAGATGCAGTTGCAGTTCCAAAGAAGCCGGGCCCAGAGCTCAGTGAACAGC agaAAGAGATCTACCAGTTCCTGGAAGCCCATGGGCCCCATAAAGCCCTGATGATCGCCAAGGCCCTGGGGATGAAGACAGCAAAGGAAGTCAACCCAGACTTGTACGCAATGAGGGACAAGCACCTCCTGGACtttgaccagaaatcaaactcttGGACAATTTATCAATCAG AAGGTTCTAGAAATCAGTCCACCCCAGTTATTTACCAGCAAAATCCAATCAACATGATCTGTCAGAAGGGACCAAACAGCCACATTTCCATCCAGAACTGTGAAGATATCCAGATTGGACACGGGAATCTCCTAGTGAGACAAATGGGATCTGGGGAAGACG GCTCCACAGCTCCCTGCTACCTCCCTCCAATGGCTTCTGCTGATCCCTCAACTCTGGATTCCCTGGCTGGATCCAGGGGGCCCCAGGACATCCGGATGGAGAAGTCTGTGCTCAGGCGAGTTCAGATGGGACATGGCAATGAGATGCGACTTCACAGCAACCCAGCCAAGGGCTCTGCCTGCGGCGCCTTTGACAGCCCCCCAG CCTCTGTCCTGGGTACCAGCCCAGAAGCTTCCATCGAAATTCAAATCCCTGAACCAGGACCTCCGTCCGAAGGGGTCACGTCCCAGAGAATCCACATTCGCTCCTGCTTCCTCGAGGACACCACCGTCGGCAACAGCAACAGGATGATGGTCCACCCGGGGGCAGCTGATGTCAAGAGAGTCCAAAGGCCTGGGGAAACAGGAGGGGATGCAG AGCCTCCCCACCGAGATGCACCATCCAGAAGCGAGGTCCCTCCTGTTGGCAGTCGGGCCGACCCCGTCAGCGCTGAGACGCTCATCTCAGAAAACCTGGCAGCTACGACCCTTGAGAGGCATGACTCCGAAAACACAGAAGACACCTGCTGA